The DNA segment CACTTAGAGTCCAATTCATTATCTGAGTGCCACCCATTAGCTTCTGAAACAAGTCTACCTTCCCCTTGGGAATTCTCTCCAAGTTTGTCAATGTCTTCATTATCGGAAATGCTGCTGTGCATTGATTCGGTTGCAGTTTCCTTAGCGAGCTGAGTGTTTATGTCATGTACACTCCAGGAGAGATGGCGCGCAGGAACTTGATCATTTTCTTCAAGTGGAGATCCTACAACCTTGCGCATAAGGCCACCCGAGACCCCTTTAAACTGGCGTACAATATCGTCCATGGCATCATCAACATTAACTGCTCAATTCCAAAAAGAGTATATTGGCAAAGTAAAGCAACACAGGTAAACAATAACCACTTCTCTATTCATtctgatcatttttttttgaagctACATATTGACAAAATACCTGCAAGAGTTTTCATCACCGATGAAGACTTTCCAAATGAATAGTTCTACAAAACGAAAACGGCAATGGTCAGATCATCTATGCAAATGGGGTCTGAAAGCAATAAAAGGTATTGCACTTAGGTCCTCACTTTTGAGGACTCCCTTAGAAAATCCCAAACTTCATATTGTTCAGCAACATTAGCTATAGACAAGAGATCCTGcagaaaagagaaaaatggcctaataagaaaatgatgatggtaattatgttttttttttaaattgctaaGGGGCTTAATAATACTTGTAGGTATTTGTCCAGCTGAATACAGCGGCGATGAACAAAAGCATCTTCGGTGCTTGATGAGAATATACGCTTGGGGGGCAACTGTAAATTGTAATTCGGGATTTCTTTGAGTTGGCGATGCAACCGCTCGAAATTACTGTATCTGAAGGGAAGAAAACAAGCAATGACAAAGTCAATATCAAAAGCTAGTGATATGAGTAACTAGTCCAATGATGTGCACAAGAAATGAGAAAATAACCTTCTCTTAACAAACCAAGTTTTGTTTTCCGTATCTGTCACCGCAATAGAATATACTGCAAATGATTTTGATGACAGCTTCTCAAAATAAGCTCCAAGAACCTGCAGCGACACAGACATAAGATACAATCTTCTGAGAGCTCTTCAACACAAAAGCAATAGTCATAAATTGCAAAAACACATACACAAAACGGAAAAGGTTGGTCAAGTGCATGTCTGTcgcacacaaacaaaaaaacaagagagTAATACAGACCCAAGAGCTTACCCGACATTTCAGCTTTGAGCACTGCTGACTCTCTTTGTGAAGAACGATGTTTGGAGATTTACTATCACATGTATGATTCTCATTGTGCTTGATGTAAGCACTGGTGTAGAAATCTGTGATAAGAGGCCCCTCACCGACTCCTAATAGTGCCAGCCTCGTTTCAGGTTGTAAAAGATCCGACGTACTATTAGATCTCTTAAGTCTATTCTTATTCCCATCAGAAGGAGGTTCATTTCTAACACCAACCTCATACATGTGGCGCCCACCTTCACATGAAGCTGTTCTACTAATATCCTCCTCGATTTGCGCTAGTGAGTGCTTATCAACGCTAACTCTAGGGGGCAAATGTACCACTGCTTTTTCTTCTGCACCAGTAGTAGTACTAACTGAAGAGCCCGTTTTCAGAGATTTTTTGTGCTCTTTCTTTTTGTAGTTTCTTCCTTTAGTCCACATGTTTTCGAGGTTTTCGGGAGTAAGAACCTCGGTTCTCCTTTGCGTTGCGACCTCTAGCATCCGAGCCCAATCACCAGAGTGCTGTTGAATGCGCAGTTCAGGATGTCTTTCATCGTCTACGGATGGTGTTTCCTGCTCATCAACTTTTGCCAAATTCATACTTTTTGCTTGGCTATCGGAGGCTGACAATGAGGCAGAGTAAACACTCTGTTCTTCCCCAGAAAACTGCTCAAAGTTTCCctctttaataatattgataatGATCTCAAGCACTTCGTTGATACGCCTGGGAAAATATGGAAACTAAATTAGCATCTCTACTTTAGACAAACTGAAAGCAGCGTCTAAAGAATAGTTTCCACTGGATATATTTATCTGAAACTCTGAAAGCATAAGTTGTTCCTCGCTAGTTCGTATTATAAAACACCAATAACATTCTGGAAGACAGATAGGTAGAGAACTTACTCGGGGGCTGCTAAATTCAAAAGAGGTTGAACTACCAAGCAAGTAACAATCTCCCTAGCTATTGTTCGAACAAGAGGGCACTGAGCTTCTCGTGGTCTGAGAACCACAGATAATATGCCAGCGACTATTTTCTGAAGAACCtgtaagaaaaaacaaagagaacgtTCAGGTAAAACTGAAAACGCCACTGCCTAGTTTTCATCAGAGCTATGCCGTCATACCTTGTACTCACTCTCAGGTGAGATGAGTGCAGGATAAAGTTCGCCAGAAGCCATAAGATGGTATTTCAATCTGTCATCTCTCTCTTCAGATGACAATGTCTTCATAACATCAGTACCTATAGCAGCGTGGTTTCTTCTAAAAATCTCCAAATGATCACCTATCAGATCAACTATATCCCTGCAAAATCAGGCATTTGATATTTCATCATCATCCAAATCAAAACTCGAGAACTTTGATGGCGAAACAGGACTAAAAGACGGCACCTAGTTAGCAGGTCGACGATATTGATCTCTTTAACCCTTACAGAAATTTCACCAAGAGCATCCATGATAACTCCACGGATGAGTTCAGGGGCCTCTTTATCAGGCGTGATCAAAGAGTACCACAAATTAATAACGAAGTCATTAAGGATCTTGTCGATGAAATCATTGATGGCAGCTTCCACAACAGGGGAGTCGATTTTCTTCTTCCACCTAGGAGGTGGTGGGGTAGTGGAAAGACGAGGATCGTTCAAGGAGAGCTGCTTCTTGTCGGGATAAGACAACCTGCTCTGTCTTGGATCTGGCATAACTTTCCATCTGAACTCAATCTGATTAAGAAGAATCCGAAGAGCGCCAAGAATGAGGATTGCCATTGGCAAATTCATCCACATAGACTTGCTCGTGTCTGCATGAGAGAGCAAAAGAGAACATCAATAATGATTAAAACATGAACAAACATATCAAGTG comes from the Brassica napus cultivar Da-Ae chromosome A7, Da-Ae, whole genome shotgun sequence genome and includes:
- the LOC106409424 gene encoding uncharacterized protein LOC106409424, with translation MKAMETIQDLIEEAKIRTVWWALCIFSVTYFLTHTSKSMWMNLPMAILILGALRILLNQIEFRWKVMPDPRQSRLSYPDKKQLSLNDPRLSTTPPPPRWKKKIDSPVVEAAINDFIDKILNDFVINLWYSLITPDKEAPELIRGVIMDALGEISVRVKEINIVDLLTRDIVDLIGDHLEIFRRNHAAIGTDVMKTLSSEERDDRLKYHLMASGELYPALISPESEYKVLQKIVAGILSVVLRPREAQCPLVRTIAREIVTCLVVQPLLNLAAPERINEVLEIIINIIKEGNFEQFSGEEQSVYSASLSASDSQAKSMNLAKVDEQETPSVDDERHPELRIQQHSGDWARMLEVATQRRTEVLTPENLENMWTKGRNYKKKEHKKSLKTGSSVSTTTGAEEKAVVHLPPRVSVDKHSLAQIEEDISRTASCEGGRHMYEVGVRNEPPSDGNKNRLKRSNSTSDLLQPETRLALLGVGEGPLITDFYTSAYIKHNENHTCDSKSPNIVLHKESQQCSKLKCRVLGAYFEKLSSKSFAVYSIAVTDTENKTWFVKRRYSNFERLHRQLKEIPNYNLQLPPKRIFSSSTEDAFVHRRCIQLDKYLQDLLSIANVAEQYEVWDFLRESSKNYSFGKSSSVMKTLAVNVDDAMDDIVRQFKGVSGGLMRKVVGSPLEENDQVPARHLSWSVHDINTQLAKETATESMHSSISDNEDIDKLGENSQGEGRLVSEANGWHSDNELDSKCFPPRVVRRLGEPENVPFDKENDYKAKSEVRGFSDSQHADPSTSVAHSPTGVPEWNPPNVSVPILNLVDKVFQLNRRGWLRRQVFWISKQILQLVMEDAVDDWLLREVCWLRNEDTVAHGIRWAQDLLWPNGVFFTRVGDGQEASDRTDPSDNAFQIAGQLGGMKEVKPSSFEQQFEASRRASEIKKFLFDGAPTALVSLVGHNQYRRCARDIFYFTQSNVCIKQLTFAILELLLRTVFPELKDLLRDIRENSNGRSE